One segment of Nomia melanderi isolate GNS246 chromosome 10, iyNomMela1, whole genome shotgun sequence DNA contains the following:
- the Bap170 gene encoding brahma associated protein 170kD isoform X2 — protein sequence MAKILNKDPVTYERERENFLKDLRHFHETRGTSFKKCPKINGKDIDLYLLYVVVTAHGGWIKVNTRNEWASLCEQFHLPSGCVNSGVGLKQIYLRYLDRYEKVHFLGEDGQQADDDDEDSRHRKWSARALHSVPLTYNHHQHNVAESLREYNGLSSDLYKPSNYDKLALSLLSPLPNEQDFAINVCTLLSNEGKHILRLDKYPRLVNILLAHAGVFDSPGTRQLFIEVYSRVRNYSINSFWSDVLDSQDVIDLTNERTFMKKPAASPQTFSRRKILEKQNKSAAQPENDEPSTSMDVDGVVPDCSRLDPHLDENLKDQNQNSIKFEEEDRDLFCVGRTLGTQDPYGQRVLQIASILRNLSFTPENAAVLGRNRCFLRFVLLCVRARWSNLHQLGFDILGNIANEIILKEAGERITDVVLSCVAKGIESQDRFIVISCLEVLNKISQQDSNEEVVTFGLEDNVYELICRFLALNDIALLVYTLECLYALTSLGERPCTSVARVRGAIDTLVALVTVEAQSYGPKACILMRVIETVSTVAAPPNTTQNTPVTAAAPAATVSSSVPTIPATITATPAPVSPAPARPTTPAATTAKSTTHKAVETSNSLQQQHAHQQIIQENEQFALGWLRATFELAPGVRIEQEELYKKYLGCCTKIGRRGVIAPFHFPRCVRSVFGGSVGPNPLKGETTGTQYYEGIRVRATPPQVTYPSQIAVGTNTAPIPAVNTTPVKVLPVQQRTIKSISPAPDSTALDNPASGPQKLPTPASPILKAQLSAPPKPPSSASNTTCSTQSQNPVTKVDSKSQVSVSHPHLSQALLSSGSQTQPQLQPQHVQQQSQTVQVVAKEDNRSGTTSSSIIKSLLATKVTVSSDCMPSTAATCVSTPTACVTNTTASIASSISANQLITSNQVAQRQQQQRLLQQQLTNVSQPPATTTAASTILPKTYVNSKQQKPAITPIPAKKIQRLNGAKFIMTNNCDKTEINDNESVNQIAISTNSSSLLMNSAENHISSTIKVCRPPTTMVTTANKTTQRSTCTSIAEDSDSTNNSLASSSGIGGSRDCSGVGVEEDNSLTSFEGILLNGAPNNMDIDAQEDGSSKDSSSVTSKEKPLQSMMLADLLERKEPILNGVLGKNSINEKGMDLVENHIKKVLKESPTDIKIKVEVEEGNVLQTEVSEDTLIEAPRGIKRSASESDEIDVKKLKYSNGTMSPDPAVDSTTAESTVSSIKSEEQDDDKDSEKATVSSTAANLYAALAADCIEDELDIDEHVIKEDSGLTIKDDPDIFVNQINQQPQQPQQQPQTQPQPQQQPQMQPQPQQQPLQLQPQSQPLQLQPQSQPQQQPQPQQQPQPQPQPQPQPQPQPQPQPQLQPQLPSQPQPQPQPQQPPQLQQHQQQQLIVTAPRQIVVQQTIQPNNQVLIPAASMKARQAQSQPQVLLQQGAGGQLQYVVSGGVPGQNYVLAQPQTTLVQGQAQTVLVAQTTQQQGTGAKTIIILQPQATAQPTQQKMVAVTPQGQQVVVTQVSRPILQSPALGNIPPPLVPTSGTIPQTSIIVNSSVAQTNPNTVTVTIPAMAQQTPVSTSVPSRVVTPTPASTPPPTRPTTPHQAAATHGLTVKQPPKIIKTVSSSTSTEPESKPSTSHNQPENKTITIKIDPNAYLCEWRGCLRQFKTPHEVYLHVCEAHCPTGGEEILCLWASCDVLKRRRFSLMTHLYDRHCNAETMAIRRKQLTVTGKTEVSTSTPPTPHHPVYAPNAAFHAIKRHALEFVNPKELMDDNEGPVTKSIRLTAALILRNLVIYSTHGRRHLRAYEPHLAGVALSNVESSRTIAQVLYDMNDQSSSHHR from the exons AATCTCTTCGTGAATACAACGGCCTCTCGTCGGACCTGTACAAGCCATCTAACTACGATAAGCTCGCGCTCTCCCTACTCTCGCCCCTGCCGAATGAGCAGGACTTCGCGATCAACGTGTGCACGTTGTTGTCGAACGAGGGCAAGCACATACTGCGGCTGGACAAGTACCCGCGTTTGGTGAACATACTGTTAGCGCACGCGGGCGTCTTCGACTCGCCTGGCACGCGGCAGCTCTTCATCGAGGTCTACTCGCGCGTCAGGAACTACTCGATCAATTCGTTCTGGTCGGACGTGCTCGACTCCCAGGACGTGATAGATCTCACGAACGAGAGGACGTTCATGAAGAAGCCGGCCGCCAGCCCGCAGACCTTCTCCAGGCGGAAAATCTTGGAGAAACAGAACAAAAGCGCCGCCCAGCCCGAGAACGACGAGCCCTCGACGTCGATGGACGTCGACGGG GTGGTTCCGGATTGCTCGAGACTGGACCCTCATCTGGACGAGAACCTGAAGGACCAGAATCAAAATTCCATCAAGTTCGAGGAAGAGGACAGAGACCTGTTTTGCGTCGGGCGAACGCTGGGGACGCAGGACCCGTACGGACAACGCGTCCTTCAAATAGCGTCCATCCTACGGAATCTGAGCTTCACCCCGGAGAATGCAGCGGTGTTGGGGAGGAATCGGTGTTTCTTAAGATTCGTATTACTGTGCGTGAGAGCGAGGTGGAGCAACTTGCACCAACTCGGCTTCGACATACTAGGGAACATAGCGAATGAAATAATCTTAAAAGAGGCTGGCGAGAGGATAACGGATGTTGTGTTATCATGCGTGGCGAAGGGGATCGAATCCCAGGACAGGTTTATTGTTATTTCCTGTTTGGAGGTGCTTAATAAAATTAGCCAACAAGACAGCAATGAAGAAGTCGTTACGTTCGGATTAGAAGACAATGTGTATGAACTCATATGCAG GTTTTTGGCTCTGAACGATATAGCTCTTTTAGTGTACACTTTGGAATGTTTGTACGCGTTGACATCTTTGGGTGAGAGGCCATGTACTAGCGTCGCGCGGGTACGCGGGGCTATCGACACGTTGGTCGCCCTTGTAACTGTGGAAGCGCAAAGTTATGGGCCAAAAGCTTGTATTCTGATGAGAGTGATCGAGACAGTGTCAACTGTGGCGGCACCTCCGAACACTACTCAAAACACGCCGGTCACTGCTGCTGCACCAGCTGCGACGGTGTCCTCATCGGTGCCAACTATACCAGCCACGATCACTGCAACACCAGCTCCGGTCAGTCCAGCACCTGCGCGACCAACCACTCCAGCTGCAACCACAGCAAAATCTACAACGCACA AAGCAGTGGAGACAAGCAATTCCCTTCAACAGCAACACGCTCATCAACAAATCATACAGGAAAACGAGCAGTTTGCCCTGGGCTGGTTAAGAGCTACGTTTGAACTCGCACCGGGTGTGCGTATAGAGCAAGAGGAATTGTACAAGAAATATCTTGGTTGCTGCACAAAAATTGGCAGGAGAGGCGTGATCGCTCCGTTTCACTTTCCAAGATGTGTTAG ATCTGTGTTTGGTGGAAGCGTTGGACCAAATCCCTTGAAAGGTGAAACAACTGGTACTCAGTATTACGAAGGAATCAGAGTACGGGCCACACCTCCCCAAGTAACTTATCCGAGCCAAATTGCGGTTGGGACTAACACAGCTCCAATTCCAGCAGTCAACACAACTCCAGTAAAGGTGCTTCCCGTACAACAGCGTACAATCAAGAGTATTAGTCCTGCTCCTGATAGCACGGCCCTAGACAATCCTGCATCTGGGCCTCAAAAACTCCCTACCCCAGCGTCACCTATCCTGAAAGCCCAATTGTCTGCCCCACCGAAACCACCCTCCAGTGCATCAAACACCACTTGTTCAACTCAATCCCAAAATCCAGTCACCAAGGTTGATTCTAAAAGTCAG GTGTCAGTGTCGCATCCTCACTTGAGTCAAGCGTTACTATCCAGTGGATCCCAAACACAGCCACAACTTCAACCACAGCATGTACAACAACAGTCACAAACTGTCCAGGTAGTTGCAAAGGAAGATAATCGAAGTGGTACTACATCCAGTTCCATAATAAAAAGCCTTCTGGCTACTAAGGTAACGGTCAGCAGCGACTGCATGCCCAGTACTGCTGCGACTTGTGTGTCTACCCCTACTGCCTGTGTAACAAACACTACTGCTAGCATCGCATCCAGCATCAGTGCGAACCAGCTAATAACCAGCAACCAG GTTGCACAACGTCAACAGCAGCAAAGGCTACTGCAGCAACAGCTAACAAACGTATCACAGCCACCTGCAACCACAACAGCTGCATCAACAATACTCCCAAAGACTTATGTCAACTCAAAACAACAAAAGCCAGCTATTACACCCATTCCTGCCAAAAAAATACAAAGGCTTAACGGAGCCAAATTTATTATGACTAATAATTGTGACAAG actgaaataaatgataacgaGAGTGTCAACCAAATTGCAATATCGACGAACTCTTCCTCTCTGTTAATGAACTCGGCGGAAAATCACATATCGTCCACGATCAAAGTGTGCCGGCCTCCAACGACAATGGTAACCACCGCGAACAAGACAACTCAACGATCCACCTGTACATCGATCGCGGAGGACTCGGACTCGACGAACAATTCTCTAGCCTCTAGTAGCGGCATAGGCGGTAGCAGGGATTGTTCCGGTGTCGGAGTCGAAGAGGACAATTCCTTAACGAGTTTCGAGGGTATCTTGTTGAATGGTGCGCCGAACAATATGGACATCGACGCGCAAGAAGATGGATCTTCGAAGGACTCGTCCAGTGTAACGTCTAAAGAGAAACCGTTACAAAGCATGATGCTCGCAGATCTGTTAGAGAGGAAGGAACCGATCTTGAACGGTGTCTTAGGGAAGAATTCTATCAATGAGAAAGGCATGGATTTAGTAGAAAATCACATTAAGAAAGTACTAAAAGAATCTCCAACcgacattaaaattaaagtcGAAGTAGAGGAAGGTAATGTTCTGCAGACAGAGGTGTCTGAGGACACTCTGATAGAAGCGCCGAGAGGAATAAAGAGGTCTGCAAGCGAATCCGATGAGATAGACGTGAAGAAGCTAAAGTATTCAAACGGCACGATGTCGCCGGATCCCGCCGTCGACTCGACGACAGCCGAATCCACAGTCTCGAGTATAAAGTCTGAAGAGCAAGACGACGACAAGGACAGCGAGAAAGCGACCGTCTCATCTACCGCTGCGAACTTGTATGCGGCGCTTGCTGCTGATTGCATAGAAGATGAGCTCGACATCGACGAGCACGTGATTAAAGAAGATTCAGGTCTAACGATAAAGGATGATCCTGATATATTTGTCAATCAGATTAACCAACAACCTCAACAGCCGCAGCAGCAGCCTCAGACGCAGCCCCAACCGCAGCAACAGCCTCAGATGCAGCCCCAACCGCAGCAGCAGCCGCTTCAATTACAACCACAGTCGCAACCACTTCAATTACAACCGCAGTCACAGCCACAACAACAGCCACAACCGCAACAACAACCACAACCGCAGCCTCAGCctcagccgcagccgcagccgcagccacagccgcagccgcagctaCAGCCACAGTTACCTTCGCAACCACAACCACAACCGCAACCGCAACAGCCTCCTCAGCTACAGcaacatcaacaacaacaactaATCGTCACGGCTCCTAGACAAATAGTGGTACAACAAACGATCCAGCCGAACAACCAGGTGTTAATACCAGCTGCATCGATGAAAGCGCGGCAAGCGCAGTCTCAGCCGCAAGTCTTGTTGCAACAGGGAGCCGGAGGTCAGTTGCAGTATGTTGTTTCCGGCGGTGTCCCCGGGCAGAACTATGTTCTGGCCCAGCCACAAACAACGTTGGTTCAAGGACAAGCACAGACCGTCCTGGTGGCGCAGACAACGCAACAGCAAGGGACCGGTGCGAAAACCATTATCATCCTACAACCCCAAGCGACTGCGCAACCGACGCAGCAAAAAATGGTCGCGGTCACGCCTCAGGGGCAACAAGTGGTTGTTACGCAGGTGTCACGTCCCATTTTGCAGAGTCCCGCGCTGGGAAATATACCACCGCCGCTCGTTCCAACGTCCGGCACGATTCCGCAGACCTCTATAATAGTGAACAGTTCAGTTGCGCAGACGAATCCCAATACAGTCACTGTCACAATTCCCGCGATGGCGCAACAGACGCCTGTGTCGACCAGCGTGCCATCCAGGGTCGTAACACCCACGCCGGCTTCGACGCCGCCACCTACTAGGCCAACAACACCCCACCAAGCGGCCGCCACCCACGGATTAACCGTGAAGCAACCCCCGAAAATTATAAAGACTGTCAGTTCCTCTACCTCCACGGAGCCAGAATCTAAACCGTCTACGAGTCATAATCAGCCGGAGAATAAGACTATCACGATCAAAATTGATCCTAACGCCTATCTGTGTGAATGGCGGGGATGTTTGAG GCAATTCAAAACACCACACGAAGTTTACCTTCACGTATGCGAAGCGCATTGTCCAACTGGTGGGGAAGAAATATTATGTCTCTGGGCGAGTTGCGATGTCCTAAAGAGGCGCAGGTTCTCCTTGATGACACACCTGTACGATAGGCATTGTAACGCTGAG ACAATGGCGATTAGAAGGAAACAATTAACGGTGACCGGAAAGACTGAAGTTTCCACGTCGACACCGCCGACTCCTCATCATCCTGTCTACGCACCGAATGCAGCATTCCATGCTATTAAGCGGCACGCCTTGGAATTCGTGAATCCGAAGGAGTTGATG GATGACAACGAAGGTCCAGTGACCAAAAGTATTCGCTTGACAGCAGCTCTTATTCTCAGAAACCTAGTCATATATTCAACACATGGCAGAAG GCACCTTAGAGCATACGAACCACATTTGGCGGGTGTGGCATTAAGTAACGTTGAATCATCAAGAACAATCGCACAAGTTCTATACGATATGAACGATCAAAGCAGCAGTCATCATAGGTGA
- the Bap170 gene encoding brahma associated protein 170kD isoform X1, whose product MAKILNKDPVTYERERENFLKDLRHFHETRGTSFKKCPKINGKDIDLYLLYVVVTAHGGWIKVNTRNEWASLCEQFHLPSGCVNSGVGLKQIYLRYLDRYEKVHFLGEDGQQADDDDEDSRHRKWSARALHSVPLTYNHHQHNVAESLREYNGLSSDLYKPSNYDKLALSLLSPLPNEQDFAINVCTLLSNEGKHILRLDKYPRLVNILLAHAGVFDSPGTRQLFIEVYSRVRNYSINSFWSDVLDSQDVIDLTNERTFMKKPAASPQTFSRRKILEKQNKSAAQPENDEPSTSMDVDGVVPDCSRLDPHLDENLKDQNQNSIKFEEEDRDLFCVGRTLGTQDPYGQRVLQIASILRNLSFTPENAAVLGRNRCFLRFVLLCVRARWSNLHQLGFDILGNIANEIILKEAGERITDVVLSCVAKGIESQDRFIVISCLEVLNKISQQDSNEEVVTFGLEDNVYELICRFLALNDIALLVYTLECLYALTSLGERPCTSVARVRGAIDTLVALVTVEAQSYGPKACILMRVIETVSTVAAPPNTTQNTPVTAAAPAATVSSSVPTIPATITATPAPVSPAPARPTTPAATTAKSTTHKAVETSNSLQQQHAHQQIIQENEQFALGWLRATFELAPGVRIEQEELYKKYLGCCTKIGRRGVIAPFHFPRCVRSVFGGSVGPNPLKGETTGTQYYEGIRVRATPPQVTYPSQIAVGTNTAPIPAVNTTPVKVLPVQQRTIKSISPAPDSTALDNPASGPQKLPTPASPILKAQLSAPPKPPSSASNTTCSTQSQNPVTKVDSKSQVSVSHPHLSQALLSSGSQTQPQLQPQHVQQQSQTVQVVAKEDNRSGTTSSSIIKSLLATKVTVSSDCMPSTAATCVSTPTACVTNTTASIASSISANQLITSNQVAQRQQQQRLLQQQLTNVSQPPATTTAASTILPKTYVNSKQQKPAITPIPAKKIQRLNGAKFIMTNNCDKTEINDNESVNQIAISTNSSSLLMNSAENHISSTIKVCRPPTTMVTTANKTTQRSTCTSIAEDSDSTNNSLASSSGIGGSRDCSGVGVEEDNSLTSFEGILLNGAPNNMDIDAQEDGSSKDSSSVTSKEKPLQSMMLADLLERKEPILNGVLGKNSINEKGMDLVENHIKKVLKESPTDIKIKVEVEEGNVLQTEVSEDTLIEAPRGIKRSASESDEIDVKKLKYSNGTMSPDPAVDSTTAESTVSSIKSEEQDDDKDSEKATVSSTAANLYAALAADCIEDELDIDEHVIKEDSGLTIKDDPDIFVNQINQQPQQPQQQPQTQPQPQQQPQMQPQPQQQPLQLQPQSQPLQLQPQSQPQQQPQPQQQPQPQPQPQPQPQPQPQPQPQLQPQLPSQPQPQPQPQQPPQLQQHQQQQLIVTAPRQIVVQQTIQPNNQVLIPAASMKARQAQSQPQVLLQQGAGGQLQYVVSGGVPGQNYVLAQPQTTLVQGQAQTVLVAQTTQQQGTGAKTIIILQPQATAQPTQQKMVAVTPQGQQVVVTQVSRPILQSPALGNIPPPLVPTSGTIPQTSIIVNSSVAQTNPNTVTVTIPAMAQQTPVSTSVPSRVVTPTPASTPPPTRPTTPHQAAATHGLTVKQPPKIIKTVSSSTSTEPESKPSTSHNQPENKTITIKIDPNAYLCEWRGCLRQFKTPHEVYLHVCEAHCPTGGEEILCLWASCDVLKRRRFSLMTHLYDRHCNAETMAIRRKQLTVTGKTEVSTSTPPTPHHPVYAPNAAFHAIKRHALEFVNPKELMQRPTKPAAATSSSSSPRPGQNPPPEQDDNEGPVTKSIRLTAALILRNLVIYSTHGRRHLRAYEPHLAGVALSNVESSRTIAQVLYDMNDQSSSHHR is encoded by the exons AATCTCTTCGTGAATACAACGGCCTCTCGTCGGACCTGTACAAGCCATCTAACTACGATAAGCTCGCGCTCTCCCTACTCTCGCCCCTGCCGAATGAGCAGGACTTCGCGATCAACGTGTGCACGTTGTTGTCGAACGAGGGCAAGCACATACTGCGGCTGGACAAGTACCCGCGTTTGGTGAACATACTGTTAGCGCACGCGGGCGTCTTCGACTCGCCTGGCACGCGGCAGCTCTTCATCGAGGTCTACTCGCGCGTCAGGAACTACTCGATCAATTCGTTCTGGTCGGACGTGCTCGACTCCCAGGACGTGATAGATCTCACGAACGAGAGGACGTTCATGAAGAAGCCGGCCGCCAGCCCGCAGACCTTCTCCAGGCGGAAAATCTTGGAGAAACAGAACAAAAGCGCCGCCCAGCCCGAGAACGACGAGCCCTCGACGTCGATGGACGTCGACGGG GTGGTTCCGGATTGCTCGAGACTGGACCCTCATCTGGACGAGAACCTGAAGGACCAGAATCAAAATTCCATCAAGTTCGAGGAAGAGGACAGAGACCTGTTTTGCGTCGGGCGAACGCTGGGGACGCAGGACCCGTACGGACAACGCGTCCTTCAAATAGCGTCCATCCTACGGAATCTGAGCTTCACCCCGGAGAATGCAGCGGTGTTGGGGAGGAATCGGTGTTTCTTAAGATTCGTATTACTGTGCGTGAGAGCGAGGTGGAGCAACTTGCACCAACTCGGCTTCGACATACTAGGGAACATAGCGAATGAAATAATCTTAAAAGAGGCTGGCGAGAGGATAACGGATGTTGTGTTATCATGCGTGGCGAAGGGGATCGAATCCCAGGACAGGTTTATTGTTATTTCCTGTTTGGAGGTGCTTAATAAAATTAGCCAACAAGACAGCAATGAAGAAGTCGTTACGTTCGGATTAGAAGACAATGTGTATGAACTCATATGCAG GTTTTTGGCTCTGAACGATATAGCTCTTTTAGTGTACACTTTGGAATGTTTGTACGCGTTGACATCTTTGGGTGAGAGGCCATGTACTAGCGTCGCGCGGGTACGCGGGGCTATCGACACGTTGGTCGCCCTTGTAACTGTGGAAGCGCAAAGTTATGGGCCAAAAGCTTGTATTCTGATGAGAGTGATCGAGACAGTGTCAACTGTGGCGGCACCTCCGAACACTACTCAAAACACGCCGGTCACTGCTGCTGCACCAGCTGCGACGGTGTCCTCATCGGTGCCAACTATACCAGCCACGATCACTGCAACACCAGCTCCGGTCAGTCCAGCACCTGCGCGACCAACCACTCCAGCTGCAACCACAGCAAAATCTACAACGCACA AAGCAGTGGAGACAAGCAATTCCCTTCAACAGCAACACGCTCATCAACAAATCATACAGGAAAACGAGCAGTTTGCCCTGGGCTGGTTAAGAGCTACGTTTGAACTCGCACCGGGTGTGCGTATAGAGCAAGAGGAATTGTACAAGAAATATCTTGGTTGCTGCACAAAAATTGGCAGGAGAGGCGTGATCGCTCCGTTTCACTTTCCAAGATGTGTTAG ATCTGTGTTTGGTGGAAGCGTTGGACCAAATCCCTTGAAAGGTGAAACAACTGGTACTCAGTATTACGAAGGAATCAGAGTACGGGCCACACCTCCCCAAGTAACTTATCCGAGCCAAATTGCGGTTGGGACTAACACAGCTCCAATTCCAGCAGTCAACACAACTCCAGTAAAGGTGCTTCCCGTACAACAGCGTACAATCAAGAGTATTAGTCCTGCTCCTGATAGCACGGCCCTAGACAATCCTGCATCTGGGCCTCAAAAACTCCCTACCCCAGCGTCACCTATCCTGAAAGCCCAATTGTCTGCCCCACCGAAACCACCCTCCAGTGCATCAAACACCACTTGTTCAACTCAATCCCAAAATCCAGTCACCAAGGTTGATTCTAAAAGTCAG GTGTCAGTGTCGCATCCTCACTTGAGTCAAGCGTTACTATCCAGTGGATCCCAAACACAGCCACAACTTCAACCACAGCATGTACAACAACAGTCACAAACTGTCCAGGTAGTTGCAAAGGAAGATAATCGAAGTGGTACTACATCCAGTTCCATAATAAAAAGCCTTCTGGCTACTAAGGTAACGGTCAGCAGCGACTGCATGCCCAGTACTGCTGCGACTTGTGTGTCTACCCCTACTGCCTGTGTAACAAACACTACTGCTAGCATCGCATCCAGCATCAGTGCGAACCAGCTAATAACCAGCAACCAG GTTGCACAACGTCAACAGCAGCAAAGGCTACTGCAGCAACAGCTAACAAACGTATCACAGCCACCTGCAACCACAACAGCTGCATCAACAATACTCCCAAAGACTTATGTCAACTCAAAACAACAAAAGCCAGCTATTACACCCATTCCTGCCAAAAAAATACAAAGGCTTAACGGAGCCAAATTTATTATGACTAATAATTGTGACAAG actgaaataaatgataacgaGAGTGTCAACCAAATTGCAATATCGACGAACTCTTCCTCTCTGTTAATGAACTCGGCGGAAAATCACATATCGTCCACGATCAAAGTGTGCCGGCCTCCAACGACAATGGTAACCACCGCGAACAAGACAACTCAACGATCCACCTGTACATCGATCGCGGAGGACTCGGACTCGACGAACAATTCTCTAGCCTCTAGTAGCGGCATAGGCGGTAGCAGGGATTGTTCCGGTGTCGGAGTCGAAGAGGACAATTCCTTAACGAGTTTCGAGGGTATCTTGTTGAATGGTGCGCCGAACAATATGGACATCGACGCGCAAGAAGATGGATCTTCGAAGGACTCGTCCAGTGTAACGTCTAAAGAGAAACCGTTACAAAGCATGATGCTCGCAGATCTGTTAGAGAGGAAGGAACCGATCTTGAACGGTGTCTTAGGGAAGAATTCTATCAATGAGAAAGGCATGGATTTAGTAGAAAATCACATTAAGAAAGTACTAAAAGAATCTCCAACcgacattaaaattaaagtcGAAGTAGAGGAAGGTAATGTTCTGCAGACAGAGGTGTCTGAGGACACTCTGATAGAAGCGCCGAGAGGAATAAAGAGGTCTGCAAGCGAATCCGATGAGATAGACGTGAAGAAGCTAAAGTATTCAAACGGCACGATGTCGCCGGATCCCGCCGTCGACTCGACGACAGCCGAATCCACAGTCTCGAGTATAAAGTCTGAAGAGCAAGACGACGACAAGGACAGCGAGAAAGCGACCGTCTCATCTACCGCTGCGAACTTGTATGCGGCGCTTGCTGCTGATTGCATAGAAGATGAGCTCGACATCGACGAGCACGTGATTAAAGAAGATTCAGGTCTAACGATAAAGGATGATCCTGATATATTTGTCAATCAGATTAACCAACAACCTCAACAGCCGCAGCAGCAGCCTCAGACGCAGCCCCAACCGCAGCAACAGCCTCAGATGCAGCCCCAACCGCAGCAGCAGCCGCTTCAATTACAACCACAGTCGCAACCACTTCAATTACAACCGCAGTCACAGCCACAACAACAGCCACAACCGCAACAACAACCACAACCGCAGCCTCAGCctcagccgcagccgcagccgcagccacagccgcagccgcagctaCAGCCACAGTTACCTTCGCAACCACAACCACAACCGCAACCGCAACAGCCTCCTCAGCTACAGcaacatcaacaacaacaactaATCGTCACGGCTCCTAGACAAATAGTGGTACAACAAACGATCCAGCCGAACAACCAGGTGTTAATACCAGCTGCATCGATGAAAGCGCGGCAAGCGCAGTCTCAGCCGCAAGTCTTGTTGCAACAGGGAGCCGGAGGTCAGTTGCAGTATGTTGTTTCCGGCGGTGTCCCCGGGCAGAACTATGTTCTGGCCCAGCCACAAACAACGTTGGTTCAAGGACAAGCACAGACCGTCCTGGTGGCGCAGACAACGCAACAGCAAGGGACCGGTGCGAAAACCATTATCATCCTACAACCCCAAGCGACTGCGCAACCGACGCAGCAAAAAATGGTCGCGGTCACGCCTCAGGGGCAACAAGTGGTTGTTACGCAGGTGTCACGTCCCATTTTGCAGAGTCCCGCGCTGGGAAATATACCACCGCCGCTCGTTCCAACGTCCGGCACGATTCCGCAGACCTCTATAATAGTGAACAGTTCAGTTGCGCAGACGAATCCCAATACAGTCACTGTCACAATTCCCGCGATGGCGCAACAGACGCCTGTGTCGACCAGCGTGCCATCCAGGGTCGTAACACCCACGCCGGCTTCGACGCCGCCACCTACTAGGCCAACAACACCCCACCAAGCGGCCGCCACCCACGGATTAACCGTGAAGCAACCCCCGAAAATTATAAAGACTGTCAGTTCCTCTACCTCCACGGAGCCAGAATCTAAACCGTCTACGAGTCATAATCAGCCGGAGAATAAGACTATCACGATCAAAATTGATCCTAACGCCTATCTGTGTGAATGGCGGGGATGTTTGAG GCAATTCAAAACACCACACGAAGTTTACCTTCACGTATGCGAAGCGCATTGTCCAACTGGTGGGGAAGAAATATTATGTCTCTGGGCGAGTTGCGATGTCCTAAAGAGGCGCAGGTTCTCCTTGATGACACACCTGTACGATAGGCATTGTAACGCTGAG ACAATGGCGATTAGAAGGAAACAATTAACGGTGACCGGAAAGACTGAAGTTTCCACGTCGACACCGCCGACTCCTCATCATCCTGTCTACGCACCGAATGCAGCATTCCATGCTATTAAGCGGCACGCCTTGGAATTCGTGAATCCGAAGGAGTTGATG CAAAGGCCGACCAAGCCCGCTGCAGCCACCTCAAGCTCTTCTTCCCCCAGACCTGGGCAAAATCCTCCGCCAGAACAG GATGACAACGAAGGTCCAGTGACCAAAAGTATTCGCTTGACAGCAGCTCTTATTCTCAGAAACCTAGTCATATATTCAACACATGGCAGAAG GCACCTTAGAGCATACGAACCACATTTGGCGGGTGTGGCATTAAGTAACGTTGAATCATCAAGAACAATCGCACAAGTTCTATACGATATGAACGATCAAAGCAGCAGTCATCATAGGTGA